Proteins from a single region of Mucilaginibacter daejeonensis:
- a CDS encoding FAD-dependent oxidoreductase, protein MNDILNKHIAIVGGGPGGLTLARLLQMNGAQVKVYERDAGRHVRVQGATLDLHHDSGLAALRAAGLMDAFMTRYRPGADQLCITDKDAQVLLHEWESGEQGEEHFRPEIDRGPLRDLLLDSLRPETVVWDSQLLALTELPNGRMQLSFKNGATATVDLVIAADGANSKLRPYITTTKPYFVGLTIIEGAVDHAADRVPELYELMHGGKIFALDDSRTLIVASKGDGSMVFYCGFKSGENWLQDSRIDLDDIAHVIQWFDEEFAGWSELWKDLFKNANGRLIVRPQYCMPTDQPWQAKPNLTLLGDAAHLMPPYAGEGVNMAMQDALELSQQLLDTDHADISSAIAAYEEQMRKRATEVAQVTLAQTEVMHSPNGQQAMLTMFEQK, encoded by the coding sequence ATGAATGACATCTTGAATAAACATATAGCCATTGTTGGCGGTGGACCTGGCGGACTTACCCTGGCACGGCTCCTACAAATGAATGGTGCACAAGTAAAAGTATATGAGCGTGATGCCGGCCGTCACGTTCGCGTGCAAGGTGCCACGCTCGACCTGCACCACGACTCAGGGCTGGCAGCCCTTCGCGCAGCTGGGTTAATGGATGCCTTTATGACCAGGTATCGCCCCGGGGCCGATCAACTATGCATAACCGATAAAGATGCACAGGTTTTACTGCACGAATGGGAAAGCGGCGAACAAGGCGAGGAGCACTTCAGGCCTGAGATAGACCGCGGCCCGTTACGCGATCTGCTGCTCGACTCACTACGACCTGAAACGGTGGTGTGGGATAGTCAGTTGCTGGCCTTGACCGAACTGCCCAATGGCCGGATGCAACTCAGTTTTAAGAACGGCGCCACAGCAACGGTTGACCTGGTGATCGCTGCCGATGGAGCTAACTCTAAATTGAGACCTTATATTACCACCACCAAACCCTACTTTGTTGGGCTCACGATCATTGAAGGAGCTGTGGATCACGCCGCCGATCGCGTGCCCGAACTTTATGAGCTGATGCATGGCGGTAAGATATTTGCCCTTGATGACAGCCGCACGCTGATCGTAGCCTCCAAAGGCGATGGCAGTATGGTTTTTTATTGCGGTTTTAAAAGTGGCGAGAATTGGCTGCAAGACAGCCGGATCGACCTTGATGATATAGCTCACGTGATACAATGGTTCGACGAGGAATTTGCGGGATGGAGCGAATTGTGGAAAGACCTGTTCAAAAATGCAAATGGCCGCCTGATCGTACGCCCGCAATATTGTATGCCTACTGATCAGCCTTGGCAAGCTAAGCCTAACCTTACCCTATTGGGCGATGCCGCCCACCTGATGCCCCCTTATGCCGGCGAGGGTGTGAACATGGCCATGCAGGATGCCCTTGAACTGTCACAGCAACTGCTTGATACAGACCACGCCGATATTAGCTCCGCAATAGCCGCCTACGAAGAGCAGATGCGCAAGCGCGCTACAGAGGTAGCTCAGGTCACCTTAGCACAAACAGAGGTGATGCACTCACCCAATGGGCAACAAGCGATGCTGACCATGTTCGAGCAGAAATAA
- a CDS encoding DUF4136 domain-containing protein yields MKRLLSMGLVMALIATLSACSSYRYYTSGADDISLSKYKSFAFAQRLTPRTPDSNYSDKRGLGARLNYVNNNRYYNNPEAMQKIQAATVNAMQSKGFVKQEGNADLIVRYHTLVDRGTRNTYYGTYWGPGWGWGWGPGWGWGGYGRFGYGRWGGWGWGGGWGGGYGYPVQEHFKEGVLSIELIDARTRQPIWIGYSSGELSRNPQKAISQLPQVVEGILKRLEVRS; encoded by the coding sequence ATGAAAAGGTTACTATCTATGGGGCTGGTAATGGCGTTGATCGCCACCTTATCAGCCTGTTCGAGCTACCGGTACTACACCTCGGGGGCCGACGATATAAGCCTGAGCAAATACAAGAGCTTTGCCTTTGCCCAACGCCTTACACCGCGCACCCCTGACAGCAATTACAGCGACAAACGAGGCTTAGGCGCCCGTTTGAACTACGTGAACAACAACCGTTATTACAACAACCCCGAAGCGATGCAAAAGATCCAGGCCGCTACGGTGAACGCGATGCAAAGCAAGGGTTTTGTTAAGCAGGAAGGCAATGCCGACCTGATCGTGCGCTACCATACCCTGGTGGATCGCGGAACACGTAATACCTATTACGGTACCTATTGGGGACCTGGTTGGGGTTGGGGTTGGGGCCCTGGCTGGGGCTGGGGCGGATACGGACGCTTTGGTTACGGCCGCTGGGGCGGCTGGGGCTGGGGCGGCGGCTGGGGTGGCGGTTATGGCTACCCCGTACAGGAACACTTTAAAGAAGGTGTACTATCTATCGAGCTGATCGATGCCCGCACCCGTCAACCTATATGGATCGGCTATAGCAGCGGCGAATTAAGCCGTAACCCACAAAAGGCGATCAGCCAACTGCCTCAGGTAGTTGAGGGCATTTTGAAACGCCTCGAAGTGCGTTCATAA
- a CDS encoding DUF4136 domain-containing protein: MMKNLKILGLVVLLMGTIQACSTYSYYSIGGENLGRYRSFAWLPPVKQTRNIAYNSDLADQRIHESTTDNLQERGLRLKSKNPDLLVRYSVMVDNKERVYDQPVYNYAGGGYYPTVGYFRGRQFLYYRYSAPYPVYVGDDVERVPYKEGTLIIDLIDRNSHKVIWRGYGVGELENAAKTIDDLPKIVEGIMKKLPLKPTRS, from the coding sequence ATGATGAAGAATCTAAAAATATTAGGCCTGGTCGTTCTGCTAATGGGAACCATCCAGGCATGTTCTACCTACTCATACTATTCCATAGGCGGCGAGAACCTGGGCCGTTACCGCTCATTTGCCTGGCTGCCTCCGGTAAAGCAGACACGCAATATCGCTTACAATAGTGACCTGGCCGACCAGCGCATTCACGAATCTACTACCGACAATTTACAGGAACGCGGACTGAGACTTAAGAGCAAGAACCCCGACCTGTTGGTACGCTACAGTGTGATGGTGGACAACAAGGAACGTGTTTACGACCAGCCGGTTTACAATTATGCAGGTGGTGGTTACTACCCTACAGTAGGCTACTTTAGAGGCCGTCAGTTTTTATACTACAGGTACAGTGCGCCCTACCCGGTCTATGTGGGCGATGATGTGGAACGTGTGCCTTACAAGGAAGGAACGCTGATCATTGACCTGATCGACCGTAACAGCCACAAAGTGATCTGGAGAGGCTACGGTGTTGGCGAACTGGAGAACGCGGCCAAGACCATTGATGACCTGCCCAAGATCGTAGAAGGCATCATGAAAAAGCTTCCGCTTAAACCCACTAGGTCATGA
- a CDS encoding NAD+ synthase, producing the protein MKIALAQLNYHIGNFDANTAKIIDTINTAKQNGADVVVFAELCICGYPSRDFLEFKEFIELCERSAQQIAAACTDVACIIGIPTPNSGPHGKDLHNSAYFIADGQVKQVVNKALLPNYDVFDEYRYFEPETEFKCVEYKGKRIALTICEDLWNTIENPLYVIRPMDKLIEEKPDVMINIAASPFAYNHDEERIAILSDNAQRYKLPLFYVNHVGAQTEIIFDGGSLIFDQQGQLVDELPYFKEELRYYTLNDDASITPDQPVSLMPERQSDIEQIYEGLLLGIRDYFHKSGFKQAILGLSGGIDSAVVCALAAEALGPQNVMAVLLPSKYSTGHSITDAEDLVRNLGCRSETVEIKNITDAFETALEPQFKGLPFNIAEENLQARSRAVVLMAISNKFGYILLNTSNKSEAAVGYGTLYGDMCGGISVLGDVYKTQVYQLANYINRDREIIPQNSIVKPPSAELRPDQKDSDSLPEYDILDTILAEYVEHRRSSSEIIALGYDEATVRRILKLVNTAEHKRYQTPPILRVSPKAFGMGRRMPIVGKYLS; encoded by the coding sequence ATGAAGATCGCACTGGCCCAGCTTAACTATCACATTGGCAATTTCGACGCGAACACCGCTAAGATCATCGACACTATCAATACCGCCAAACAGAACGGCGCCGACGTGGTGGTATTTGCGGAATTGTGTATCTGCGGCTACCCTTCGCGCGATTTCCTGGAGTTCAAGGAGTTCATTGAGCTTTGTGAGCGCTCGGCACAACAGATCGCTGCGGCTTGTACCGATGTGGCCTGCATTATTGGGATACCTACGCCTAACAGCGGCCCGCATGGCAAGGACCTCCACAACTCGGCTTACTTTATTGCCGACGGCCAGGTAAAACAGGTAGTGAACAAGGCCTTGTTGCCTAATTACGATGTGTTTGACGAATACCGCTACTTTGAGCCCGAGACCGAGTTCAAGTGTGTGGAGTATAAAGGCAAACGCATAGCGCTTACCATTTGCGAGGACCTTTGGAACACCATCGAAAACCCGCTTTACGTGATACGGCCTATGGATAAGCTCATTGAAGAGAAGCCCGATGTGATGATCAACATCGCTGCCTCGCCGTTTGCTTACAACCATGATGAGGAGCGTATAGCCATTTTGAGCGATAACGCCCAACGTTATAAACTGCCGTTATTTTACGTGAACCATGTGGGTGCACAAACCGAGATCATTTTTGATGGTGGGTCACTGATATTTGATCAACAGGGCCAACTGGTAGATGAGCTTCCTTACTTTAAAGAGGAACTAAGATACTATACCCTGAACGATGATGCATCCATCACCCCTGACCAGCCGGTAAGCCTGATGCCTGAGCGTCAAAGCGACATTGAGCAGATCTATGAAGGCCTGCTGCTGGGCATACGCGATTACTTTCATAAATCAGGATTTAAACAAGCCATACTGGGCCTTTCGGGCGGTATTGACTCGGCCGTGGTATGTGCACTGGCCGCCGAGGCGCTTGGTCCGCAAAATGTGATGGCTGTGTTGCTGCCTTCCAAATACTCTACCGGCCATTCCATCACTGATGCCGAGGACCTGGTGCGCAACCTGGGCTGCCGGTCAGAAACGGTAGAGATCAAGAACATCACCGATGCTTTTGAGACGGCATTGGAACCACAGTTCAAAGGTCTGCCTTTCAATATTGCCGAAGAGAACTTACAGGCCCGCAGCCGTGCGGTCGTATTGATGGCGATCAGCAACAAGTTCGGGTACATCCTACTCAACACATCTAATAAAAGCGAGGCCGCGGTAGGTTACGGCACTTTGTATGGCGATATGTGCGGTGGAATATCGGTATTAGGCGATGTGTACAAAACGCAGGTATACCAACTGGCCAACTATATTAACCGCGACCGCGAGATCATTCCGCAGAACTCCATCGTCAAACCGCCATCGGCTGAGTTACGTCCTGATCAAAAGGACAGCGATTCTTTGCCGGAGTACGATATATTGGATACGATCCTGGCCGAATATGTCGAGCATCGCCGTTCATCGTCAGAGATCATTGCCCTGGGTTATGACGAGGCTACCGTTCGCCGCATCCTTAAACTGGTTAACACCGCTGAGCATAAACGCTATCAAACCCCTCCTATCTTACGTGTATCGCCTAAGGCGTTCGGTATGGGCAGGCGGATGCCGATCGTAGGCAAATATTTATCGTAA
- the gldB gene encoding gliding motility lipoprotein GldB: protein MSKTYSGKLKHFYALFLIPALLIGSCKNGSDQIDLSNIKLEVHIQRFDHDLDALAKAPTPRKAADLQKKYGAFYADMIERVLEFGSVNDTAYLDNLQQMYAGKPYQDLKHEVDSIYPDLNKQEEELTDAFKRIKYYFPQAKLPQVYAYFSGFQAQTTIGNGYVGVGLDMFLGARSKFYPALINTYPRYLSRRFTPDNLSPRVVEAVIREDMFPERDSDHTLLEHMIYEGKVLYLMDKLLPEVPDSTKIGYTTQQTEWCKAFEANVWGFFLEENLLYETDHLKYQKYLTEAPFTPGLGEKNESAPKLAMWTGWQIVKQYMAKHPATTPKQLLAMTDAQAFLNNANYHPK from the coding sequence ATGAGCAAAACCTACTCCGGCAAATTAAAACATTTTTATGCGCTTTTTTTAATACCGGCGCTCCTTATCGGTTCGTGTAAGAACGGTAGTGACCAGATAGACCTCAGCAACATCAAGCTCGAGGTACACATCCAGCGGTTCGACCATGATCTTGACGCACTGGCCAAAGCGCCGACGCCGCGAAAAGCCGCTGATCTTCAGAAAAAGTATGGCGCTTTTTACGCCGATATGATCGAGCGTGTGCTGGAGTTCGGCTCGGTCAATGACACCGCCTACCTCGATAACCTGCAACAGATGTATGCAGGCAAACCCTACCAGGACCTTAAGCATGAGGTAGATTCCATATACCCTGACCTCAATAAACAGGAAGAAGAATTGACCGATGCGTTCAAGCGCATCAAATATTACTTCCCGCAGGCTAAATTACCCCAGGTTTATGCCTATTTCTCGGGTTTTCAGGCCCAAACCACCATTGGTAATGGTTATGTAGGCGTAGGGCTGGACATGTTCCTGGGTGCGCGTTCCAAGTTTTATCCGGCACTGATCAACACCTATCCACGTTACCTGTCAAGACGCTTCACACCTGATAACCTGAGCCCAAGGGTAGTGGAGGCCGTGATCCGTGAGGACATGTTCCCCGAGCGCGACAGCGACCACACTTTGTTGGAGCACATGATCTATGAAGGAAAGGTGCTGTACCTGATGGATAAATTGCTCCCCGAAGTTCCTGACAGTACCAAGATCGGTTATACCACTCAGCAAACGGAATGGTGCAAGGCATTCGAGGCTAACGTGTGGGGCTTCTTTTTGGAAGAGAATCTGCTGTATGAGACCGACCATCTCAAGTATCAGAAATACCTGACCGAAGCGCCGTTCACTCCCGGATTAGGCGAGAAGAACGAATCGGCACCGAAACTGGCCATGTGGACCGGTTGGCAGATCGTGAAGCAGTACATGGCCAAACATCCGGCTACTACGCCTAAGCAACTGTTAGCCATGACCGATGCACAGGCTTTTCTCAATAACGCAAATTATCACCCGAAGTAA
- a CDS encoding pentapeptide repeat-containing protein: MTDQHVYEDTTFEKLDLSQRTVHGREYHECTFKQCSFNNANLGNNKFVDCTFEYCDLSLCKLTNSTLTNASFKDCKILGVNFHECSDFLFSAEFQKCILDHSSFSGKKMVKTRFESSSLKEAVFTQANLNGSIFKDCDLDRTVFNRTDLTGINFTSAYNFDIDPDNNTLKKAIFTAEGLKGLLTKHQLKITG; encoded by the coding sequence ATGACCGATCAGCACGTTTACGAGGATACTACTTTTGAAAAACTTGACCTAAGCCAGCGAACCGTTCACGGCCGTGAGTACCATGAGTGCACGTTCAAGCAATGCAGTTTTAACAACGCCAACCTGGGCAATAACAAATTCGTTGATTGCACCTTTGAATACTGTGATCTATCACTGTGCAAGCTTACCAATAGCACCCTCACTAATGCATCGTTCAAAGACTGCAAGATACTGGGTGTGAACTTTCATGAATGCAGCGACTTTCTATTTAGTGCCGAGTTCCAAAAATGCATCCTCGACCACTCCTCGTTCAGCGGCAAAAAGATGGTCAAAACCCGGTTCGAAAGCTCATCTTTGAAAGAAGCCGTATTTACTCAAGCTAACTTGAACGGGTCAATATTCAAGGACTGCGACCTCGACCGTACCGTTTTCAATCGCACAGACCTCACGGGTATCAACTTCACCTCGGCATATAACTTTGACATTGACCCCGACAACAATACACTTAAAAAAGCCATCTTCACTGCTGAGGGACTAAAAGGTCTGCTTACCAAACATCAGCTAAAGATCACTGGCTGA
- the coaD gene encoding pantetheine-phosphate adenylyltransferase, which translates to MKIALFPGSFDPITKAHVDIVKRSVGLFDKLYIGIGVNSSKQSFLTIEQRQQMLRAVFETEPKIHIIAYEGLTVDFCKSIDANYMIRGIRTVSDFEYEKAIAQMNHALAPDIESIFIVSKPGYSSISSTIVREVLKHNGDVSQFIPKEALEYLQADRVATTRP; encoded by the coding sequence ATGAAGATCGCTCTTTTCCCTGGCTCGTTCGATCCCATCACCAAAGCTCACGTAGATATCGTTAAACGATCGGTAGGATTGTTCGATAAGTTGTATATCGGCATCGGTGTCAACAGTTCTAAGCAAAGCTTTTTAACGATCGAGCAGCGCCAGCAAATGCTTAGGGCGGTATTTGAGACCGAACCTAAGATCCACATCATTGCCTACGAAGGATTGACGGTCGATTTTTGTAAGAGCATTGATGCCAATTACATGATCAGGGGCATACGTACAGTATCTGACTTTGAGTACGAGAAAGCCATTGCCCAAATGAACCATGCACTGGCACCCGATATCGAGAGTATCTTCATTGTAAGTAAGCCGGGCTATTCGTCCATCAGCTCCACCATCGTGCGCGAGGTGTTAAAGCACAATGGCGATGTAAGCCAATTCATTCCAAAAGAGGCGTTGGAATATTTGCAAGCAGATCGCGTCGCAACAACACGTCCTTAA
- a CDS encoding NUDIX hydrolase, producing the protein MITQTTPANADKYEQLDQQSFDLKTLYNKVIGNNPRLYYYVLCDDAKAFLKKMMKSVTVIKAAGGLVKNDRGNFLFIFRNGKWDLPKGKLEKGEKSEEGAVREVEEECGISIGKCGKKIVKTYHVYTIKGEVVLKKTYWYKMKYKGNARLKPQIEEGITDVRWMDRSDINTVAGNTFPSIKDVLLRRDLLANIPTPLLE; encoded by the coding sequence TTGATCACGCAGACCACGCCGGCCAACGCCGACAAATACGAACAGCTTGATCAGCAATCATTTGACCTGAAAACTTTATACAATAAGGTGATCGGCAACAACCCGAGGTTGTATTACTATGTTCTGTGTGATGATGCTAAGGCTTTTTTGAAGAAGATGATGAAGAGCGTGACCGTGATCAAAGCCGCCGGCGGGCTGGTCAAGAACGACCGTGGCAACTTCCTGTTCATTTTCCGTAACGGCAAGTGGGACCTGCCTAAAGGTAAGCTGGAAAAGGGCGAGAAAAGCGAGGAAGGCGCTGTGCGTGAGGTGGAAGAAGAATGCGGCATCAGCATTGGCAAATGCGGCAAAAAGATCGTGAAAACCTATCACGTATATACTATCAAGGGCGAAGTGGTACTGAAAAAGACCTACTGGTACAAAATGAAGTATAAAGGTAATGCCCGTTTGAAACCGCAGATCGAGGAAGGCATAACCGATGTACGCTGGATGGACCGCAGCGATATCAATACCGTTGCCGGTAATACCTTCCCGTCTATTAAGGACGTGTTGTTGCGACGCGATCTGCTTGCAAATATTCCAACGCCTCTTTTGGAATGA
- the pyrE gene encoding orotate phosphoribosyltransferase: protein MFNKTEIEQQVAEFLLQIKAIKLKPDDPFTWASGWRSPIYCDNRVTLSYPSIRTYIRQQLSLIIQEEFGSVGCIAGVATAGIPQGVLVAQELGLPFVYVRSKPKEHGTGSMIEGEVMPGARVVVIEDLISTGKSSLQAVEALRNAGHEVAGLAAIFSYGFDVADDNFKKAKCRYVTLSNYTALLKFAEEKQYINPSSIELLQQWRANPSEWGR, encoded by the coding sequence ATGTTCAATAAAACTGAGATCGAGCAGCAAGTAGCTGAATTTCTTTTGCAAATTAAAGCAATTAAATTAAAACCCGATGATCCTTTTACATGGGCTTCGGGCTGGCGCTCGCCGATCTACTGCGATAACCGGGTAACCTTATCTTACCCATCTATCCGCACCTACATCCGTCAGCAATTGAGCTTAATTATCCAGGAAGAATTTGGCTCAGTAGGCTGTATAGCTGGTGTAGCCACCGCTGGTATACCTCAAGGTGTATTGGTGGCGCAAGAGCTGGGCTTGCCCTTCGTTTACGTACGTTCAAAACCTAAAGAACATGGTACCGGAAGCATGATCGAGGGAGAGGTAATGCCTGGCGCCCGCGTGGTGGTGATAGAAGATCTGATATCGACCGGTAAAAGCAGCTTGCAGGCTGTGGAGGCGTTGCGTAACGCCGGCCATGAAGTAGCTGGCTTAGCCGCTATATTTAGCTATGGTTTTGATGTGGCTGATGATAACTTTAAAAAAGCCAAATGCCGTTACGTTACCCTGTCTAATTACACCGCGTTATTGAAATTTGCCGAAGAGAAGCAATACATTAACCCATCAAGCATAGAGCTTTTGCAACAATGGCGTGCTAACCCATCTGAATGGGGCCGATAG
- a CDS encoding ABC-F family ATP-binding cassette domain-containing protein has protein sequence MITVSNLSLRYGKRTLFEDVNLKFTQGNCYGIIGANGAGKSTFLKILSGDIDPTSGSVSFTPGERMAVLKQNHYEFDEFPVIETVLMGHKELYSTMKEKDAIYLKEDFTDADGERAGELENIFAEMDGWNAESNAATLLSNLGIKEDTHYKLVKELDGTQKVRVLLAQALFGKPDILLLDEPTNDLDIHTISWLEDFLAGYEAIVLVVSHDRHFLDTVCTHVVDIDFGKMTIYTGNYSFWYQSSQLALKQRADQNKKLEEKVKELQDFISRFSANASKSKQATSRKKALDKIDLTEIQPSNRKYPAIMFNQQSREAGDQILQVENLGKTLPSGEVMFKGINLMVNKGDKVAILSQNSLATSAFYDILAGRDTDFTGTFKWGVTINPADIPNDNAEYFKGSDSDLNLVDWLRQYAPGDKDEQFIRSFLGRMLFSGEEVMKKASVLSGGEKMRCMFSRMMLQQPNLLMFDEPTNHLDLESITALNNGMKDFKGTILFTSRDHELTQTVATRIIELTPNGVIDKMMSYDDYINSDVVEKQREEMYA, from the coding sequence ATGATAACCGTTTCTAATCTTTCTTTGCGCTATGGTAAGCGCACCTTGTTCGAAGATGTAAATCTCAAATTCACACAAGGTAACTGCTATGGTATCATTGGCGCTAATGGTGCCGGTAAATCTACCTTTTTAAAGATCCTTTCTGGCGATATCGATCCCACATCGGGCTCGGTAAGTTTTACTCCGGGCGAGCGTATGGCCGTATTGAAACAGAACCACTACGAATTTGATGAGTTCCCGGTGATCGAGACGGTGTTGATGGGCCACAAGGAGCTATACAGCACCATGAAAGAAAAGGATGCCATTTACCTGAAAGAGGATTTCACCGATGCCGATGGCGAACGTGCCGGCGAACTGGAGAATATTTTTGCGGAGATGGATGGCTGGAACGCCGAAAGTAATGCGGCTACTTTATTAAGCAACCTGGGTATCAAAGAAGATACGCACTATAAACTGGTAAAAGAGCTTGATGGTACTCAAAAGGTACGTGTTTTATTAGCGCAGGCCTTATTCGGCAAGCCTGATATCCTGCTGCTGGATGAGCCTACCAACGACCTGGACATCCATACCATATCATGGTTGGAAGACTTTTTGGCCGGCTACGAGGCCATCGTACTGGTGGTATCGCACGACAGGCACTTTTTAGATACCGTTTGTACCCACGTGGTAGATATCGACTTCGGTAAGATGACCATTTATACCGGTAACTACAGCTTCTGGTATCAGTCAAGCCAGTTAGCTTTGAAACAAAGGGCCGACCAGAACAAGAAACTGGAAGAGAAGGTTAAAGAGTTACAGGATTTCATCAGCCGTTTCAGCGCTAACGCATCTAAATCGAAACAAGCCACCAGCCGTAAAAAAGCGTTGGATAAGATCGACCTTACCGAGATACAACCATCTAACCGTAAATACCCTGCCATCATGTTCAACCAGCAAAGCAGGGAGGCCGGCGACCAGATCTTGCAAGTTGAGAACCTGGGCAAAACGCTTCCAAGTGGAGAGGTGATGTTCAAGGGTATCAACCTGATGGTGAACAAAGGTGATAAGGTGGCGATCCTGTCGCAGAACAGTTTGGCTACTTCGGCTTTTTACGACATACTTGCTGGTCGCGACACTGATTTTACCGGTACCTTCAAATGGGGGGTTACCATTAACCCTGCTGATATCCCGAACGATAATGCCGAATACTTCAAAGGTTCTGACTCAGACCTTAACCTGGTAGATTGGCTGCGCCAATATGCGCCTGGTGATAAGGACGAGCAGTTCATCCGAAGCTTTTTAGGTCGTATGCTGTTCTCGGGAGAGGAAGTGATGAAGAAGGCGTCAGTACTATCAGGTGGTGAGAAGATGCGTTGCATGTTCAGCCGGATGATGCTGCAGCAGCCGAACCTGCTCATGTTCGATGAGCCGACCAACCACCTGGATCTGGAATCGATCACTGCCTTGAACAACGGCATGAAAGATTTTAAAGGGACCATCCTGTTCACCTCTCGAGATCATGAGTTGACCCAAACCGTTGCTACCCGCATCATTGAATTGACCCCTAACGGTGTGATCGATAAAATGATGAGCTACGATGATTACATCAACAGCGACGTGGTAGAGAAACAGCGCGAAGAAATGTACGCCTGA
- a CDS encoding DUF4304 domain-containing protein — translation MVKDIFAQLIKETVKPLLTSNGYTKKGLDLYKKNGAIIYLFNVQKSHGNSVDQLKFYINCGIHSTEIDSTIGTQELLFPKEHECHFRNRISSLTGSEKDGYHLTKDTDLDVMKENLTNDIEQALSMFQDISSTDDLTDLMIRENGLNNYEELFEYLLLTNDQVRLKRFVKQLHDQFGTEKRWHIFENAMSDILEKHRSEITMNDLLAQA, via the coding sequence ATGGTAAAAGACATCTTCGCTCAACTGATCAAGGAAACGGTAAAACCGCTGCTAACTTCAAATGGCTATACCAAAAAGGGTCTGGATCTTTATAAAAAAAATGGAGCCATCATTTATCTCTTCAACGTTCAGAAAAGCCATGGCAACTCCGTGGATCAGCTTAAATTCTATATCAATTGCGGCATCCATTCTACCGAGATCGACAGCACAATCGGGACGCAGGAACTATTGTTTCCTAAAGAGCATGAATGTCATTTCAGGAACAGGATCTCATCGCTAACGGGTTCTGAGAAAGATGGTTATCATCTTACAAAAGACACCGATCTGGATGTCATGAAAGAAAATTTGACCAACGATATCGAACAAGCTCTTTCAATGTTCCAAGACATATCATCGACCGATGATCTTACCGATCTGATGATCCGCGAAAATGGGCTCAATAACTATGAAGAGTTGTTCGAATATTTATTATTGACCAATGATCAGGTCAGGCTTAAGCGCTTTGTAAAACAACTCCATGATCAATTTGGCACTGAAAAAAGGTGGCATATCTTCGAGAATGCCATGAGCGATATACTGGAAAAACATCGAAGCGAGATCACCATGAATGATCTACTGGCACAAGCTTGA